The proteins below come from a single Natrinema sp. SYSU A 869 genomic window:
- the cysS gene encoding cysteine--tRNA ligase has protein sequence MTLHVTNTLTGEKEPFEPRDPENVLLYYCGLTVSDPPHLGHARSWVHVDVMHRWLEHLSYDVRHVENFTDVNEKIVARVGEDDLGESEAAVAETYIQRTIDDMRSLNLLRAEVYPRVSEHVPEIIDLVETLIEKGYAYESNGSVYFDVSGFDEYGKLSNQELDEIESQGDPDERTEKRNPADFALWKAGGVDSDAVEEHRHEGVDHGGDTPEGLTWDSPWSEGRPGWHIECSAMSMTHLDETLDIHVGGRDLVFPHHENEIAQSEAATDQQFANYWLHCELFQMDEEKMSSSLGNFVTVEEAIDRWGTNIVRTFLTAGSYNSKQLYSDETISEAEERWDQLERGYEAAVEALDSPAASSKATDDSLRDEINGAREAFTTAMNDDFNTREAQSALLSIATAINRHLEDANDDSGQDIDPGGYDYRGLRQAVETLEELGGILGLSFTGDTTGSAALAGDVVNLVLDVREQEREAGNYERADELRDELETLGIEVQDTDDGSTYRLPSRE, from the coding sequence ATGACCCTGCACGTGACGAACACGTTGACGGGCGAGAAAGAGCCGTTCGAGCCACGGGATCCCGAGAACGTTCTCCTTTACTACTGTGGCCTGACGGTTTCGGACCCGCCACACCTGGGCCACGCGCGCTCGTGGGTCCACGTCGACGTCATGCATCGCTGGCTTGAGCACCTCTCATACGACGTGCGTCACGTCGAGAACTTCACCGACGTCAACGAGAAGATCGTTGCTCGCGTCGGCGAGGACGATCTCGGCGAGAGCGAGGCCGCAGTTGCGGAGACCTACATCCAACGGACGATCGACGACATGCGATCGCTGAACCTCCTGCGCGCCGAGGTCTACCCCCGCGTCTCCGAACACGTCCCCGAGATCATCGACCTCGTCGAGACCCTGATCGAGAAGGGCTACGCCTACGAGTCCAACGGCTCGGTCTATTTCGACGTGAGCGGGTTCGACGAGTACGGCAAGCTCTCGAACCAGGAACTCGACGAGATCGAGTCTCAGGGCGATCCCGACGAGCGCACCGAGAAGCGCAACCCGGCGGACTTCGCGCTCTGGAAGGCCGGCGGCGTCGATTCCGACGCGGTCGAAGAGCACCGTCACGAAGGCGTCGACCACGGCGGCGACACGCCCGAGGGCCTGACCTGGGACTCGCCGTGGAGCGAGGGTCGCCCCGGCTGGCACATCGAGTGCTCGGCGATGAGCATGACCCACCTCGACGAGACCCTAGATATCCACGTCGGGGGCCGAGATCTAGTCTTTCCCCACCACGAAAACGAAATCGCACAGTCGGAAGCCGCAACCGACCAGCAGTTCGCGAACTACTGGCTCCACTGCGAGCTGTTCCAGATGGACGAAGAGAAGATGTCCTCGAGTCTGGGCAACTTCGTCACAGTTGAGGAGGCGATCGACCGCTGGGGGACGAATATCGTGCGAACGTTCCTCACTGCCGGTTCCTACAACAGCAAACAGCTCTACTCCGACGAGACGATTTCCGAGGCAGAGGAGCGGTGGGACCAACTCGAGCGGGGCTACGAGGCGGCCGTCGAGGCGCTGGACTCCCCGGCGGCGAGTTCGAAGGCCACGGATGACTCCTTACGCGACGAGATCAACGGCGCTCGCGAAGCGTTTACGACCGCGATGAACGACGACTTCAACACGCGGGAAGCCCAGTCCGCGCTGCTGTCGATCGCGACGGCGATCAACCGCCATCTCGAGGACGCAAACGACGATAGCGGCCAGGACATCGATCCCGGCGGGTACGATTACCGCGGGCTTCGGCAGGCCGTCGAGACTCTCGAGGAACTGGGCGGTATCCTCGGCCTCTCCTTTACCGGCGATACGACCGGATCCGCGGCGCTTGCGGGCGACGTCGTCAACCTCGTGCTTGACGTCCGCGAGCAGGAGCGCGAGGCCGGTAACTACGAACGCGCCGACGAGTTGCGCGACGAACTCGAGACGCTGGGAATCGAAGTTCAGGATACGGACGACGGCTCGACGTATCGGCTGCCATCCAGGGAGTGA
- a CDS encoding presenilin family intramembrane aspartyl protease PSH, whose translation MNDRTRILAAVGATVLLFLGVQLGALALVDPFSESGRQAVENPEDPTNSILYVGVMLVATGLMLAAFKYDLDWLIRLLLIGVSVMISWYVFAELVPSIVGPFVSNGVASGLAIVASLAVGGALLWYPEWYVIDSAGVIMGGGAAALFGISFGLLPALLLLSVLAIYDAISVYGTEHMLDLAEGVMDLKIPVVLVIPMTLSYSYLAAGSTDDVLEDGGTETETEAETNGDIPSDTPGNDTTDETTGGAAQTDDTATAENDGQTEEGALDRDALFIGLGDAVIPTVLVASAAAFLDVGTLAVPVITLNLPALGAALGTIAGLLALMYMVLEGRAHAGLPLLNGGAIGGYLLGALASGLSLAAAIGL comes from the coding sequence ATGAACGACCGAACCCGGATCCTCGCCGCAGTCGGCGCGACGGTCCTCCTGTTTCTCGGCGTCCAGCTCGGCGCGCTGGCGTTGGTCGACCCGTTCAGCGAATCGGGCCGGCAGGCCGTCGAGAATCCCGAGGATCCGACCAATAGTATCCTCTACGTCGGCGTCATGCTCGTCGCGACCGGGCTCATGCTCGCCGCGTTCAAGTACGACCTCGACTGGCTCATCAGGCTCTTGCTTATCGGCGTCAGCGTGATGATCTCGTGGTACGTCTTCGCCGAACTCGTCCCCTCGATTGTCGGACCGTTCGTCTCGAACGGGGTTGCAAGTGGCCTTGCAATCGTCGCCTCGCTGGCCGTCGGGGGCGCACTGCTGTGGTATCCCGAGTGGTACGTTATCGACAGCGCGGGCGTGATCATGGGGGGCGGTGCCGCCGCCCTGTTCGGGATCAGCTTCGGCCTCCTCCCCGCACTGCTATTGCTCTCCGTGCTCGCGATTTATGACGCCATCAGCGTCTACGGCACCGAACACATGCTCGACCTCGCCGAGGGCGTCATGGACCTCAAGATCCCCGTCGTGCTCGTCATCCCAATGACGCTCTCGTATTCATACCTCGCGGCCGGCAGCACTGACGACGTCCTCGAGGACGGCGGCACTGAGACTGAGACTGAGGCCGAGACCAACGGCGATATCCCCAGTGATACTCCCGGCAACGACACCACTGACGAGACGACCGGCGGTGCAGCCCAAACCGACGATACTGCCACGGCCGAAAACGACGGCCAGACCGAGGAGGGCGCGCTCGATCGCGACGCGCTGTTCATCGGCCTCGGCGACGCCGTCATTCCGACGGTCCTCGTCGCCAGTGCAGCCGCCTTCCTCGACGTCGGAACCCTCGCCGTCCCCGTTATCACGCTGAACCTGCCGGCACTCGGCGCGGCGCTCGGAACGATCGCCGGCCTGCTCGCGCTCATGTACATGGTGCTCGAGGGGCGAGCCCATGCCGGACTGCCGCTGCTCAACGGCGGTGCAATCGGTGGCTACCTGCTCGGCGCGCTCGCGAGCGGGCTCTCGCTCGCCGCCGCGATCGGCCTCTGA
- a CDS encoding Gar1/Naf1 family protein yields the protein MRRVGAVVRTAQGLAILRADEVDGDGPTTDIEVHRDEIGTMVIDDDLETVGRVVDVFGPVSRPYLAVTPDDGVHLPSLVGSTLYTR from the coding sequence ATGCGCCGGGTTGGCGCAGTCGTCCGTACCGCACAGGGGCTCGCGATCTTGCGGGCGGACGAGGTTGACGGTGACGGGCCTACCACCGATATCGAGGTCCACCGCGACGAGATCGGCACGATGGTCATCGATGACGATCTCGAGACGGTCGGCCGCGTCGTCGACGTCTTCGGGCCCGTCTCGCGGCCCTATCTGGCGGTGACGCCCGATGACGGCGTTCACCTGCCGTCGCTGGTCGGATCGACGCTGTACACACGGTAG
- a CDS encoding NifU family protein produces the protein MSESDTEQSPEDAVREEVSLFLRRNFPQIEMHGGDSSITDVDLDERRVSINLSGACSGCGVSPMTTQAIQQRLPDEIDPIDHVSVSTGLEGLADEGSSGRDVPPDTPF, from the coding sequence ATGAGCGAGTCCGACACGGAGCAGTCCCCTGAGGATGCGGTCCGCGAAGAGGTATCGCTGTTCCTCCGACGGAACTTCCCCCAGATCGAGATGCACGGCGGCGACTCCTCGATTACCGATGTCGATCTGGACGAGCGTCGCGTCTCGATCAACCTCAGCGGCGCGTGCAGTGGCTGCGGGGTCAGCCCGATGACGACCCAGGCGATTCAACAGCGGCTCCCCGACGAAATCGACCCGATCGACCACGTCTCCGTGAGCACCGGACTCGAGGGGCTGGCCGACGAGGGGTCTTCGGGCCGCGATGTCCCGCCGGATACGCCGTTCTGA
- the srp19 gene encoding signal recognition particle subunit SRP19, whose amino-acid sequence MVENVIWPAYLDAALSRAEGRRVSEDLAVEEPTVDEIAKAVQQIGYDATIERDKSYSREHWADRGRVVVRGADDSTKNDLVQAVAAYVVAMRE is encoded by the coding sequence ATGGTCGAGAACGTCATCTGGCCCGCCTATCTCGATGCGGCCCTCTCGCGGGCCGAGGGACGGCGCGTGTCCGAGGACCTGGCAGTCGAGGAGCCGACGGTCGACGAGATCGCGAAGGCCGTCCAGCAGATCGGGTACGATGCCACGATCGAGCGAGACAAGTCCTACTCTCGAGAGCACTGGGCCGATCGGGGCCGGGTCGTCGTCCGCGGGGCCGACGATTCGACGAAAAACGACCTCGTACAGGCCGTCGCGGCGTACGTCGTCGCGATGCGTGAGTAA
- a CDS encoding PH domain-containing protein, whose translation MNRLHPFSAVTMALQRGVTGLSMPFFVVMILSSVFDVVDVGWTFVLAPIGFVAGVAYGLTYYYRFTYTVTSETFDVTSGVLSRRSREIPYRRIQNVDVSQGILQRLFGLAAVSIETAGGGDTEATLNFVSEDEAERLRSEIRRLTARTDTTETTEVTADNEDRAVSADTSDSSTNSETARDERSRDEGAPTLLFDLEFRELLLYALTSFRWGAAVFPIAILFFLGGADSGSSFVPAFVLDIARPFGGPDTLDGTGVGPLLVLIGITAIQWSVATYVASAIYTVANYYGFRLGRAGDDFVYERGLVQRYSGSIPAEKVQSVTVTENPLQRLVGYAGLWVETAGYGPDSGGGNQSAVPLAGTDRVYQFAENLTGVESPRFRRPPTLARRRYLVRYAIVAAAVVTAAFGLAQVSDLEKWYLTAIVFAAVPPAAHCRYVNLGYFVGDHHLVIRSGFWKRRTTVIPYYRIQTVSTRRSVFQRRLGLASLAVDTASSRTFAWGTPTIDDIDLETAREIHGTGREQLQSALRKRARKDDLGLSVDFT comes from the coding sequence ATGAATCGCTTACACCCGTTCAGTGCGGTGACGATGGCACTTCAGCGCGGCGTCACCGGGCTCTCGATGCCGTTTTTCGTTGTCATGATCCTCTCGAGCGTCTTCGACGTCGTGGACGTCGGCTGGACGTTCGTGCTGGCTCCGATCGGATTCGTCGCCGGCGTCGCCTACGGCCTCACCTACTACTATCGGTTTACGTACACGGTCACATCGGAGACGTTCGACGTCACCTCGGGCGTCCTCTCTCGGCGCTCCCGCGAGATCCCATACCGGCGCATTCAGAACGTCGACGTCTCGCAGGGCATCCTCCAGCGGCTCTTTGGACTCGCCGCTGTCTCGATCGAGACCGCCGGCGGCGGCGACACCGAGGCGACCCTGAACTTCGTCAGCGAGGACGAAGCAGAGCGGCTTCGATCCGAGATCCGCCGACTGACGGCGCGAACCGATACGACTGAGACGACCGAGGTGACGGCAGACAACGAGGATCGGGCAGTGTCAGCGGACACATCCGACTCCTCCACCAACAGCGAAACCGCACGGGACGAGCGGTCTCGAGACGAGGGTGCACCGACCCTCCTGTTCGACCTCGAGTTCCGGGAACTCCTGCTCTATGCCCTGACCTCGTTCCGATGGGGCGCAGCGGTCTTCCCGATCGCGATACTGTTCTTCCTGGGTGGTGCAGATTCCGGCTCGAGTTTCGTCCCCGCGTTCGTTCTTGATATTGCCCGTCCCTTCGGGGGTCCGGACACGCTTGACGGTACCGGTGTGGGACCACTCCTCGTGCTGATCGGGATTACCGCCATCCAGTGGTCGGTCGCTACGTACGTCGCGAGTGCGATCTACACGGTGGCAAACTACTACGGGTTCCGCCTCGGTCGGGCCGGGGACGATTTCGTCTACGAGCGCGGACTGGTCCAGCGCTACAGCGGCTCGATCCCCGCCGAGAAAGTCCAGTCGGTCACCGTCACCGAGAACCCGCTCCAGCGATTGGTCGGCTACGCCGGGCTCTGGGTCGAAACCGCGGGATACGGTCCCGACAGCGGCGGTGGCAACCAGTCAGCCGTCCCACTGGCCGGAACCGATCGCGTCTATCAGTTCGCCGAGAACCTCACTGGCGTCGAATCGCCCCGATTCCGGCGTCCGCCGACACTGGCCCGCCGACGATACCTCGTTCGGTACGCCATCGTCGCGGCCGCCGTCGTTACCGCGGCGTTCGGACTCGCGCAGGTCTCCGACCTCGAGAAGTGGTATCTCACCGCGATCGTCTTCGCCGCCGTTCCCCCTGCGGCACACTGCAGGTACGTCAACCTCGGCTACTTCGTCGGTGACCACCACCTCGTGATCCGGAGCGGGTTCTGGAAACGCCGGACGACCGTCATTCCCTACTACCGGATTCAGACGGTCTCGACGCGGCGGTCGGTCTTCCAGCGCCGACTCGGGCTGGCGTCGCTGGCCGTCGACACCGCCAGTTCCCGGACGTTCGCCTGGGGGACGCCGACGATCGACGATATCGACCTCGAGACGGCCCGCGAGATTCACGGCACGGGCCGGGAACAGCTTCAGTCGGCGCTGCGTAAACGCGCCCGCAAAGACGATCTCGGGCTTTCGGTGGATTTTACGTGA
- a CDS encoding winged helix-turn-helix domain-containing protein, with translation MGTKHTRITDDAPEDPADLLPERSVLSLEEYLEMQAAIGNRTRFEILYRLSHTDELTPTELDSVLDVDDSTLHYHLGKLRDVGLVEKRVQTDRDSEGLYAYYRATILGDVLLEHGVEELLRRERDFSEAYDSDAA, from the coding sequence ATGGGGACGAAACACACGCGGATCACCGACGATGCCCCGGAGGATCCGGCCGACCTCCTCCCGGAGCGGAGCGTACTCTCCCTCGAGGAGTACCTCGAGATGCAGGCCGCGATCGGGAACCGGACCCGGTTCGAGATCCTCTACCGGCTCTCTCACACGGACGAACTGACGCCCACGGAACTCGATTCGGTTCTGGACGTCGACGACAGCACGCTCCACTACCATCTCGGGAAGCTCCGGGACGTAGGACTCGTCGAGAAACGCGTGCAGACCGACCGTGACAGCGAGGGACTCTATGCGTACTACCGGGCGACGATCCTCGGCGATGTCCTCCTCGAGCACGGCGTCGAAGAACTCCTCCGACGCGAACGGGATTTCAGCGAGGCGTACGATAGCGACGCGGCATAA
- a CDS encoding PGF-CTERM-anchored ABC transporter substrate-binding protein, which produces MQRHLSVFLAVLIAVSAFAPVTAGQSNGETESTLECEFPLEVTDATGETITLEEPPDSVVALQPSDAQTVFEIGAEDRLVGLPDNPATSDLEIGDRTAVTDTYQLVPERVVDLDPDLVLAANATDEGNVEQLRNAGLTVYHFADAESLDDVRENVLTTGELTGECDGAEETVDRMDERLEIVDRALEGTDRPLAYYAMGDGYTAGSGTFIHEAMTTAGVENMADRAGIQGYGTINPETVVNENPDWIIYPDDREEPPIHESVRATTAYQEDNVLAVNANQMSQPAPQIVDAIVAIVETVHPEAYEQASDELEASDESAADDGNESDEESAIPGFGVSVALVAVLAVTGFIARNR; this is translated from the coding sequence ATGCAGCGACACCTATCCGTTTTCCTGGCCGTTCTGATCGCCGTTTCCGCGTTCGCGCCTGTTACAGCCGGGCAGTCGAACGGCGAAACCGAATCGACCCTCGAGTGCGAGTTTCCGCTCGAGGTGACCGACGCCACAGGCGAGACGATCACGCTCGAGGAACCGCCCGACTCGGTCGTGGCGCTCCAGCCGAGCGATGCCCAGACGGTGTTCGAGATCGGTGCCGAGGATCGCCTCGTGGGACTGCCGGACAACCCGGCGACGAGCGATCTCGAGATCGGTGACCGAACGGCCGTCACCGACACGTACCAACTCGTTCCCGAACGGGTCGTCGATCTCGACCCCGACCTCGTTCTGGCCGCCAATGCGACGGACGAGGGGAACGTCGAACAACTCCGCAACGCCGGCCTCACCGTCTATCACTTCGCGGATGCCGAATCGCTCGACGACGTTCGCGAAAACGTCCTGACGACCGGCGAACTCACCGGCGAGTGCGACGGTGCCGAGGAGACCGTCGACCGGATGGACGAGCGACTCGAGATCGTCGATCGAGCGCTCGAGGGGACTGACCGACCGCTGGCGTACTACGCGATGGGCGACGGCTACACCGCCGGCTCGGGCACGTTCATCCACGAAGCGATGACGACGGCTGGCGTCGAAAACATGGCGGACCGTGCCGGAATTCAGGGCTACGGCACGATCAATCCCGAAACGGTCGTTAACGAGAACCCCGACTGGATCATCTATCCCGACGACAGGGAGGAGCCGCCGATTCACGAGTCGGTCCGGGCGACGACGGCATACCAAGAGGACAACGTCCTCGCCGTCAACGCGAATCAGATGAGCCAACCGGCCCCGCAGATCGTCGACGCGATCGTGGCGATCGTCGAAACGGTCCACCCCGAGGCCTATGAACAGGCGAGCGACGAACTCGAGGCGTCCGACGAGAGCGCTGCCGATGACGGCAACGAATCGGATGAGGAAAGCGCTATTCCCGGATTCGGAGTGTCTGTCGCCCTCGTTGCAGTGCTGGCAGTGACCGGATTCATCGCGCGGAATCGATAA
- a CDS encoding BolA family protein, producing the protein MNPTAVEELIESNLEDAEATVTHARDEHDEDHLAATVVSPVFDDLPLVQQHQEVYDALGDHMTTDIHALELSTYTPEEYEDLEADQ; encoded by the coding sequence ATGAACCCGACTGCAGTCGAGGAACTTATCGAATCGAATCTCGAGGACGCTGAGGCAACGGTCACTCACGCGCGCGACGAACATGACGAGGACCACCTCGCCGCGACGGTTGTCTCGCCGGTCTTCGACGACCTGCCGCTCGTCCAGCAACATCAGGAAGTGTACGACGCGCTCGGCGACCACATGACGACCGACATTCACGCCCTCGAACTCTCGACGTACACGCCCGAGGAGTACGAGGACCTCGAGGCCGACCAGTAG
- a CDS encoding class II fumarate hydratase → MADRDDYRIEEDSLGEMQVPSDAYWGAQTQRAIQNFPISGITFSRRFVRGLGVVKKAAAQANRDLGLVEDDVAEAIIEAADEVIAGEHDDQFPVDIFQTGSGTSSNMNANEVIANRAAELMGSEIGDRVVHPNDHVNYGQSSNDVIPTAMHVASLEAVEKDVIPALDTLREALEEKEDEFDDVVKTGRTHLQDATPVTLGQEFSGYRTQVEKGLARVDQVRDHLGELALGGTATGTGLNTHEEFPGRAAEYITKETGVQFREADNHFEAQAAHDAMSEAHGALRTIAGSLNKIANDLRLLASGPRNGLGEIEQPENQPGSSIMPGKINPVVAEAVNQVHKQVVGNDAAVSAGAAEGQIDLNLYKPVLAHNFLESAELISNASQVFGERFVRKLEANEEYCEDRVEQSMAMATSLNVHIGYDKASEVAKTALKEDKTVREVVLEKGYLDEEEADEVLDPRKMAERGILGQDD, encoded by the coding sequence ATGGCAGACAGAGACGATTACCGAATCGAGGAGGACAGCCTCGGCGAGATGCAGGTACCATCGGACGCCTACTGGGGTGCACAGACCCAGCGTGCGATCCAGAACTTCCCCATCTCGGGGATCACGTTCAGCCGACGGTTCGTCCGCGGGCTTGGCGTCGTCAAAAAGGCCGCCGCACAGGCCAACCGCGACCTCGGTCTGGTCGAGGACGACGTCGCCGAGGCGATCATCGAGGCCGCCGACGAGGTCATCGCCGGCGAACACGACGACCAGTTCCCGGTCGACATCTTCCAGACCGGCTCCGGGACGTCTTCGAACATGAACGCCAACGAGGTCATCGCCAACCGCGCCGCCGAGCTCATGGGCAGCGAGATCGGCGACCGCGTCGTCCACCCCAACGACCACGTCAACTACGGCCAGTCGTCGAACGACGTCATCCCGACCGCGATGCACGTCGCCTCCCTTGAGGCCGTCGAGAAGGACGTTATTCCGGCCCTCGACACCCTCCGCGAGGCGCTCGAGGAGAAGGAAGATGAGTTCGACGATGTCGTCAAAACGGGGCGCACGCACCTGCAGGACGCGACGCCGGTCACGCTCGGCCAAGAGTTCAGCGGGTATCGCACCCAGGTCGAGAAAGGACTGGCTCGCGTCGATCAGGTCCGCGACCACCTCGGGGAACTCGCGCTCGGCGGGACCGCGACCGGGACCGGCCTAAATACCCACGAGGAGTTCCCCGGCCGCGCCGCGGAGTACATCACGAAGGAGACTGGTGTCCAGTTCCGTGAGGCCGACAATCACTTCGAGGCCCAGGCCGCCCACGACGCAATGAGCGAGGCTCACGGCGCGCTCCGGACGATCGCTGGCTCGCTGAACAAGATCGCCAACGACCTCCGCCTGCTGGCCTCCGGCCCGCGTAACGGGCTCGGCGAAATCGAACAGCCCGAGAACCAGCCCGGCTCCTCAATCATGCCCGGCAAGATCAACCCGGTCGTCGCTGAGGCCGTCAACCAGGTCCACAAGCAGGTCGTCGGTAACGACGCCGCCGTCTCCGCCGGCGCTGCGGAGGGCCAGATCGACCTCAACCTCTACAAGCCCGTGTTGGCCCACAACTTCCTCGAGTCGGCCGAACTCATCTCGAACGCGAGCCAGGTCTTCGGCGAACGCTTCGTCCGCAAGCTCGAGGCCAACGAGGAGTACTGCGAGGACCGCGTCGAGCAGTCGATGGCGATGGCTACCTCGCTGAACGTCCACATCGGCTACGACAAGGCCAGCGAGGTCGCCAAGACCGCGCTCAAGGAGGACAAGACCGTCCGCGAGGTCGTCCTTGAGAAGGGGTACCTCGACGAGGAGGAAGCTGACGAGGTGCTCGACCCCCGGAAGATGGCCGAGCGCGGCATCCTTGGGCAGGACGACTAA
- a CDS encoding DUF6517 family protein, with protein MDRRQFISALAVGSIGTAAGCLSDIVDDATTFSAAPARVAEAAAAEAGYEYQGTRRRVDEERVGGEDVEATSYISTYDRAIDLPADRFGEEPVRSGAFGVLTTPQVRVGDEDFNPVSDLSNREIASRLQNDYKGLEIDRAVGGRALEALGERFSLQSYAGTAMLQDEYEVDVVLEIVQREHEDDHIVVAAVYPADNVLPGGSERERIDTLIRGLESYDDLEVDIVENGGDGDEE; from the coding sequence ATGGATCGACGGCAGTTCATCAGTGCGCTCGCGGTCGGCAGTATCGGGACGGCGGCCGGCTGCCTCAGCGACATCGTCGACGACGCGACGACGTTTTCCGCAGCGCCGGCGCGCGTCGCCGAGGCGGCGGCCGCGGAGGCCGGCTATGAGTATCAGGGCACGAGACGGCGGGTCGACGAGGAACGCGTCGGCGGCGAAGACGTCGAGGCGACGAGCTACATCAGTACGTACGATCGGGCGATCGACCTGCCGGCCGATCGGTTCGGCGAGGAGCCGGTTCGCTCCGGCGCGTTCGGCGTGCTCACGACACCGCAGGTCCGCGTCGGTGACGAGGACTTCAACCCGGTCAGCGACCTCTCGAACCGGGAGATCGCCAGTCGCCTTCAGAACGACTACAAGGGACTCGAGATCGACCGGGCCGTCGGCGGCCGCGCGCTCGAGGCGCTGGGCGAACGCTTTTCGTTGCAGTCGTACGCCGGTACGGCGATGCTACAAGATGAATACGAAGTCGATGTCGTCCTCGAGATCGTCCAGCGCGAACATGAAGACGACCACATCGTCGTGGCCGCCGTCTACCCCGCCGACAATGTCCTTCCCGGCGGGTCGGAGCGAGAGCGAATCGATACGCTGATCCGCGGCCTCGAGAGCTACGACGACCTCGAAGTCGATATCGTCGAGAACGGTGGGGACGGCGACGAGGAGTGA
- a CDS encoding PH domain-containing protein gives MESLHPRIRLLWIARGALAVVVLAIALAALNQWVVTVPPAAIGVVVALALVLGIGYVVRLYQVWRFELQDDALYLERGVVTFVETAVPFVRVQHVDTQFGPIERVLGLSSVVVYTAGSRNADVRIPGLTPDRARSLQDTLRELAVESEAEDAV, from the coding sequence ATGGAGTCGCTTCATCCCCGCATCCGGTTGCTCTGGATCGCCCGCGGCGCGCTCGCGGTGGTCGTCCTCGCCATCGCTCTCGCCGCTCTCAACCAGTGGGTGGTCACCGTACCGCCGGCCGCGATCGGCGTCGTCGTTGCGCTCGCGCTCGTCCTCGGAATCGGCTACGTCGTCCGCCTCTATCAGGTCTGGCGGTTCGAACTGCAGGACGACGCCCTCTACCTCGAGCGAGGCGTCGTCACCTTCGTCGAGACGGCCGTCCCGTTCGTCCGGGTCCAGCACGTTGACACCCAGTTCGGGCCCATTGAGCGGGTCCTCGGGCTCTCGAGCGTCGTGGTCTACACGGCCGGCTCCCGGAACGCCGACGTTCGCATTCCGGGGTTGACGCCGGATCGGGCCCGAAGTCTGCAGGACACGCTCCGCGAACTGGCCGTCGAGAGCGAGGCCGAGGACGCCGTCTAA
- a CDS encoding universal stress protein, whose product MASSSLGTTESTVLEDHDSADATASDRGSFDRILVAIDGDTDDDVGAAGVSLAARHGARVDALSVVQMNASVDHWDMRVERREASAEAALDAVGDVATETDISVAKRLRYGDPAKEIELYASHNDVDLIVVGKPTRTGLRRYLSPTSVTERVHRSASVPVLTVPTAD is encoded by the coding sequence ATGGCATCGTCATCTCTCGGAACGACGGAATCGACCGTCCTTGAGGATCACGATTCCGCGGACGCGACAGCGAGCGACCGCGGATCGTTCGACCGCATCCTCGTCGCGATCGACGGCGATACTGACGACGACGTCGGTGCTGCGGGCGTCTCGCTGGCCGCCCGTCACGGCGCTCGAGTCGACGCGCTGTCGGTCGTTCAGATGAACGCGTCCGTCGATCACTGGGACATGCGGGTCGAGCGACGGGAGGCGAGCGCTGAAGCGGCGCTGGATGCGGTCGGCGACGTCGCCACCGAAACCGACATATCGGTCGCGAAGCGGCTCCGATACGGCGACCCGGCCAAGGAAATAGAATTGTACGCGAGTCACAACGACGTCGACCTCATCGTCGTCGGTAAACCGACTCGGACTGGCCTCCGACGATACCTGTCTCCGACGAGCGTCACCGAGCGAGTCCACCGATCGGCGTCAGTGCCCGTGCTCACGGTCCCCACCGCCGACTGA